The Parus major isolate Abel chromosome 24, Parus_major1.1, whole genome shotgun sequence genome contains a region encoding:
- the SCN3B gene encoding sodium channel subunit beta-3 has product MAALPRLLCSAALALLLWAGFCSSVCVEVPSETEAVQGTDMKLLCISCMKREEVTASTVVEWFYKPDGGKDEPIYEYRKTNHEFPSRFSGRIQWNGSKDMQDVSITVQNVTLNDSGIYTCNITREFEFEIHRPLFQSSRKIHLTVVEEAGEDFTSVISEIMMYILLVFLTLWLLIEMVYCYRKVSKAEEAAQENATDYLAIPSENKENCAVPVEE; this is encoded by the exons ATGGCTGCGCTGCCGCGGCTGCTCTGCTCGGCCGCGCTcgccctgctgctctggg ctggaTTTTGTTCCTCAGTGTGTGTGGAGGTCCCCTCTGAGACAGAGGCTGTCCAAGGGACGGACATGAAGCTGCTCTGCATCTCCTGCATGAAGAGGGAAGAGGTGACGGCCAGCACGGTGGTGGAGTGGTTCTACAAGCCCGATGGGGGAAAGGATGAGCCT ATCTACGAgtacaggaaaacaaaccacGAATTTCCAAGCCGCTTCAGCGGGCGGATACAGTGGAACGGGAGCAAAGACATGCAGGACGTGTCCATCACCGTGCAGAACGTGACCCTCAACGATTCGGGCATCTACACCTGCAACATCACCCGCGAGTTCGAGTTCGAGATCCACCGGCCCCtcttccagagctccaggaagaTCCACCTCACCGTGGTGGAGGAGG CTGGAGAAGACTTCACCTCTGTCATCTCAGAAATTATGATGTATATTCTGCTGGTCTTCCTCACGCTGTGGCTGCTGATTGAAATGGTCTATTGCTACAGGAAGGTGTCCAAGGCAGAggaggctgcccaggaaaacGC GACAGATTATCTCGCGATTCCATCGGAGAACAAGGAGaactgtgctgtgcctgtggagGAGTAG